One genomic region from Amycolatopsis sp. FBCC-B4732 encodes:
- a CDS encoding sulfurtransferase, giving the protein MRPLISTTDLAAALAGPAAGRPVVLDVRWRLAGPPAAESYAAGHVPGAVFVDLDRVLAAEPGEGGRHPLPAPADLQRDLRAAGVRAGHPVVAYDDADGSVAARAWWLLRWAGHEEVAVLDGGYAAWSAEDHPVSTEEAHPEPGDLTVRPGAMPVLDADEAAALARDGLLLDARATPRYAGETEPVDPRAGHIPGAVNAPFAGHIAADGRWHTPADLAARFTDLGLRPGEPVAAYCGSGVTASSVVLALELAGHPGAGLYAGSWSHWSRNPDRPAATGPLPG; this is encoded by the coding sequence ATGCGTCCGCTGATCAGCACCACCGACCTCGCCGCCGCGCTGGCGGGCCCGGCCGCCGGGCGGCCCGTCGTCCTCGACGTCCGCTGGCGCCTCGCCGGCCCGCCGGCCGCCGAGTCCTACGCGGCGGGCCACGTACCCGGCGCGGTGTTCGTCGACCTCGACCGGGTCCTCGCCGCCGAGCCGGGCGAAGGCGGCCGCCACCCGCTGCCGGCCCCCGCCGACCTGCAGCGCGACCTGCGCGCGGCCGGCGTCCGGGCGGGTCACCCGGTGGTGGCCTACGACGACGCGGACGGCTCGGTGGCGGCCCGTGCGTGGTGGCTGCTGCGCTGGGCAGGCCACGAAGAGGTGGCGGTCCTCGACGGCGGTTACGCGGCGTGGTCGGCCGAGGACCACCCGGTCAGTACCGAAGAGGCACACCCGGAACCGGGCGACCTCACGGTCCGCCCGGGCGCGATGCCGGTCCTCGACGCGGACGAGGCAGCGGCCCTGGCCCGCGACGGCCTCCTCCTCGACGCCCGCGCCACCCCGCGCTACGCCGGCGAGACGGAACCGGTCGACCCCCGAGCGGGCCACATCCCGGGCGCGGTGAACGCCCCGTTCGCCGGCCACATCGCGGCCGACGGCCGCTGGCACACCCCGGCGGACCTGGCCGCCCGCTTCACGGACCTGGGCCTGCGCCCGGGCGAGCCGGTGGCCGCGTACTGCGGCTCAGGAGTGACGGCGAGTTCGGTGGTACTGGCCCTGGAACTGGCCGGCCACCCCGGCGCGGGCCTGTACGCGGGCTCGTGGTCGCACTGGTCCCGCAACCCCGACCGCCCCGCGGCGACCGGCCCCCTGCCCGGCTGA
- a CDS encoding metal-dependent transcriptional regulator yields the protein MSDADEGDSVNDLIDTTEMYLRTIYELEEEGVVPLRARIAERLQQSGPTVSQTVARMERDGLVVVADDRHLQLTDHGRELAIAVMRKHRLAERLLVDVIGLEWEHVHNEACRWEHVMSEAVERKLVKLLDHPTTSPYGNPIPGLDKLGDGDPAPPAEADLVRLDEFARTGGGRVEIRRIAEHVQLDESLMTELKSVGIVPGGTVTIGKTNGGTIEVTGGDTTAQVATSALHAVLAQAR from the coding sequence ATGAGCGACGCGGACGAAGGGGACAGCGTGAACGATCTCATCGACACCACCGAGATGTACTTGCGTACGATCTACGAGCTCGAAGAAGAGGGAGTCGTTCCGCTGCGCGCCCGCATCGCCGAGCGCTTGCAGCAGAGCGGCCCGACCGTCAGCCAGACCGTCGCCCGGATGGAGCGCGACGGGCTGGTCGTGGTCGCCGACGACCGGCACCTCCAGCTGACCGACCACGGCCGTGAACTGGCCATCGCCGTCATGCGCAAGCACCGCCTGGCCGAGCGCCTCCTCGTCGACGTGATCGGGCTCGAGTGGGAGCACGTGCACAACGAGGCGTGCCGGTGGGAGCACGTGATGAGCGAAGCCGTCGAGCGCAAGCTGGTCAAGCTGCTCGACCACCCGACCACCTCCCCCTACGGCAACCCGATCCCGGGCCTGGACAAGCTGGGCGACGGCGACCCCGCGCCGCCCGCGGAGGCCGACCTGGTCCGGCTCGACGAGTTCGCCCGCACCGGCGGCGGCCGCGTCGAGATCCGGCGCATCGCCGAGCACGTCCAGCTGGACGAGTCGCTGATGACCGAGCTCAAGTCCGTCGGCATCGTGCCGGGCGGCACGGTCACCATCGGCAAGACCAACGGCGGCACCATCGAGGTCACCGGCGGGGACACCACCGCCCAGGTCGCGACGTCCGCGCTGCACGCCGTCCTGGCCCAGGCCAGGTGA
- the galK gene encoding galactokinase has product MSPASEAVAAFRTVHGTVPTGVWSAPGRVNLIGEHTDYNDGFVLPFALPHRLAAAASPREDGVLSVATLGDDGQIQRSGELKIADLAPGTVDGWAAYPAGVAWVLRDQGFAAGADLVIAGDVPSGAGLSSSHALECAVSLALLGLAGLELDGTGDGIPTRPQVARWVQRSENDFVGAPTGLLDQTASLCCTESHVLFLDVRSGEQEQVPFGLAEAGLQVLIIDTRTKHSHAEGGYGERRRGTERAAGLLRVKALRDVTVEGLAEALDRLPDDLVPLVRHVVTENQRVLETVELLRAGRLAEIGPYLDASHVSMRDDYRISTAELDLAVDSAREAGALGSRMTGGGFGGSAIALVRDADLDRVKAAVETAYEKAGYRRPRMFTAVPSRGAGRDEV; this is encoded by the coding sequence GTGAGCCCCGCTTCGGAGGCCGTGGCGGCGTTCCGCACGGTCCACGGCACCGTACCCACGGGCGTCTGGTCGGCGCCCGGCCGGGTCAACCTGATCGGCGAGCACACCGACTACAACGACGGCTTCGTGCTGCCGTTCGCGCTGCCGCACCGGCTGGCCGCGGCCGCGTCACCCCGGGAAGACGGCGTCCTGTCCGTGGCCACCCTCGGCGACGACGGCCAGATCCAGCGCTCGGGCGAGCTCAAGATCGCCGACCTGGCGCCGGGCACGGTCGACGGGTGGGCCGCGTACCCGGCCGGCGTCGCCTGGGTGCTGCGCGACCAGGGCTTCGCCGCCGGCGCCGACCTGGTCATCGCCGGGGACGTACCGTCCGGGGCGGGGCTGTCCTCCTCCCACGCGCTCGAGTGCGCGGTGTCGCTGGCGTTGCTGGGCCTGGCCGGCCTGGAGCTCGACGGCACCGGTGACGGCATCCCGACGCGGCCCCAGGTCGCGCGCTGGGTCCAGCGTTCGGAAAACGACTTCGTCGGCGCGCCGACCGGCCTGCTCGACCAGACGGCGTCCCTCTGCTGCACCGAGTCGCACGTGCTGTTCCTCGACGTGCGCTCGGGCGAGCAGGAGCAGGTGCCGTTCGGCCTGGCCGAGGCCGGGCTGCAGGTGCTGATCATCGACACCCGCACCAAGCACTCGCACGCCGAAGGCGGCTACGGCGAGCGCCGGCGCGGCACCGAGCGGGCGGCCGGGCTGCTTAGGGTCAAGGCGCTGCGCGACGTCACCGTCGAGGGCCTCGCCGAGGCGCTCGACCGGCTGCCCGACGACCTCGTGCCGCTGGTGCGCCACGTCGTCACCGAAAACCAGCGCGTGCTCGAGACCGTCGAGCTGCTGCGCGCCGGCCGGCTGGCCGAGATCGGGCCGTACCTGGACGCCTCGCACGTCAGCATGCGCGACGACTACCGGATCTCCACGGCCGAGCTGGACCTCGCGGTCGACTCGGCGCGGGAAGCCGGCGCCCTCGGCTCGCGGATGACCGGCGGCGGCTTCGGCGGTTCGGCGATCGCGCTGGTCCGCGACGCCGACCTGGACCGGGTCAAGGCGGCCGTCGAAACGGCGTACGAGAAGGCCGGCTACCGGCGCCCGCGCATGTTCACCGCGGTGCCCTCCCGGGGCGCCGGCCGCGACGAGGTCTGA
- the galE gene encoding UDP-glucose 4-epimerase GalE: MSEQSNALKLVVTGGAGYVGSVCAARLVEAGHQVTVVDDLSTGHADAVHPDARFIEGDAAEVAGSLLREGFDGVLHFAAKSLVGESMAEPAKYWEGNVVTSLRLLEAMQEHGTPRLVFSSTAATYGEPEQSPIPESAPTRPTNTYGATKLAIDAAITSFATAHGLAAVSLRYFNVAGAYGAFGERHATETHLIPLVLQVATGDREHISIFGDDYPTPDHTAVRDYIHVVDLADAHLLALKHATAGEHRIYNLGNGTGFSVLEVIEACREVTGHAVPAVVAPRRAGDPSVLVAASDRAREELGWKPERIELTGIVRDAWEFTQARRAAQG, from the coding sequence GTGTCGGAGCAGAGCAACGCCCTGAAGCTGGTCGTGACGGGCGGAGCGGGGTACGTCGGCAGTGTCTGCGCGGCCCGGCTGGTCGAGGCCGGGCACCAGGTCACCGTGGTCGACGACCTGTCCACCGGGCACGCCGACGCGGTCCACCCGGACGCGCGGTTCATCGAGGGCGACGCCGCCGAGGTGGCGGGCAGCCTGCTGCGCGAGGGCTTCGACGGCGTGCTGCACTTCGCGGCGAAGTCGCTGGTCGGCGAGTCGATGGCGGAGCCGGCGAAGTACTGGGAAGGCAACGTCGTCACGTCGCTGCGGCTGCTCGAGGCCATGCAGGAGCACGGCACGCCCCGGCTGGTGTTCTCCTCGACCGCGGCGACCTACGGCGAGCCGGAGCAGTCGCCGATCCCGGAGTCGGCGCCGACCCGGCCGACCAACACCTACGGCGCCACGAAGCTCGCCATCGACGCCGCGATCACCAGCTTCGCCACCGCGCACGGTCTGGCCGCGGTGAGCCTGCGCTACTTCAACGTCGCCGGCGCGTACGGCGCCTTCGGTGAGCGCCACGCCACGGAAACCCATCTCATCCCCCTCGTCCTGCAGGTCGCCACCGGCGACCGTGAGCACATCTCGATCTTCGGCGACGACTACCCGACGCCGGACCACACCGCGGTGCGCGACTACATCCACGTCGTCGACCTCGCGGACGCGCACCTGCTGGCGCTGAAGCACGCGACCGCCGGCGAGCACCGCATCTACAACCTGGGCAACGGCACCGGGTTCTCCGTCCTCGAGGTGATCGAGGCCTGCCGCGAGGTCACCGGCCACGCGGTGCCGGCCGTGGTGGCCCCGCGCCGCGCGGGCGACCCTTCGGTGCTCGTGGCGGCCAGCGACCGGGCCCGGGAAGAACTCGGGTGGAAGCCGGAACGGATCGAGCTGACCGGGATCGTGCGCGACGCCTGGGAGTTCACCCAGGCCCGGCGCGCCGCACAGGGCTGA
- a CDS encoding DUF4192 domain-containing protein — protein MTTATTAGRLPVDLRDPALLLAALPYLIGFRPARSVVLLGHRAPEGDRAGLILRAGIPRREDRARQAQALAPLLAAGCHTGVTVAIVGGRRRSGSPPPHAGLVKHLAKALGEYGLPILHAMWTTGITTNARWACYEEDELCGGRLPDPRATVVAAAATERGQVVFDSRAEMAALLDPRCPETIARRAELLARLPEPGGFDAASEIRAAFGRLRRGEGPPSDEEAVLLANALTIPEIRDECLGMAVPPESSAAREAERLWLTLVRELPAPERAQPAALLGYTAYLRGDGTFAGMALENALEADPGHVLADLLLRVLSRGMPPEQLLGLAEHADPGERPASG, from the coding sequence ATGACCACCGCCACCACGGCCGGCCGGTTGCCGGTCGACCTCCGAGACCCCGCGCTGCTGCTGGCCGCGCTCCCGTACCTGATCGGCTTCCGCCCCGCGAGGTCCGTCGTCCTGCTCGGCCACCGCGCCCCCGAGGGCGATCGCGCCGGCCTGATCCTGCGCGCCGGCATCCCGCGCCGGGAAGACCGCGCCCGCCAAGCCCAGGCGCTCGCACCGCTGCTCGCGGCGGGCTGCCACACCGGCGTGACCGTGGCGATCGTCGGTGGTCGGCGAAGATCCGGCAGCCCGCCGCCGCACGCGGGTCTCGTCAAGCACCTGGCGAAAGCGCTGGGCGAGTACGGCCTCCCGATCCTGCACGCGATGTGGACGACGGGCATCACCACGAACGCACGGTGGGCCTGTTACGAGGAGGACGAGCTCTGCGGCGGCCGGCTCCCGGACCCCCGCGCGACGGTGGTCGCGGCCGCCGCCACCGAGCGCGGCCAGGTGGTGTTCGACAGCCGCGCCGAGATGGCGGCGCTGCTCGACCCGCGGTGCCCGGAGACGATCGCCCGCCGCGCGGAGCTGCTGGCCCGGCTGCCCGAGCCCGGCGGCTTCGACGCGGCGTCGGAGATCCGGGCCGCGTTCGGCCGCCTGCGCCGGGGCGAAGGACCGCCGAGCGACGAGGAAGCCGTCCTGCTGGCGAACGCACTGACGATCCCGGAGATCCGCGACGAGTGCCTCGGCATGGCCGTGCCGCCCGAGAGCTCGGCGGCGCGGGAAGCGGAGCGCCTGTGGCTCACGCTGGTCCGCGAGCTCCCGGCCCCGGAACGCGCGCAACCGGCGGCACTCCTGGGTTACACGGCCTACCTGCGCGGCGACGGCACCTTCGCGGGCATGGCCCTGGAGAACGCGCTGGAAGCGGACCCTGGCCACGTCCTGGCGGACCTGCTGCTGCGGGTCCTGAGCCGCGGCATGCCCCCGGAACAGCTGCTGGGCCTGGCAGAGCACGCCGACCCGGGGGAACGGCCGGCTTCGGGCTGA
- a CDS encoding M23 family metallopeptidase, which translates to MSRLRRLAVLAAAAALPALGLTLAGQATASAAPNFQVPFKCGVTVTAATFSGHSPAYSVDFQKSGITGMPVLASVGGTVTRVADEGSTSYGKWIELDHGGGWRTRYAHLSAQEVSVGQSVAGGKEIGKAGATGGVTGPHLHFEERLDGVVQKAKLNGVAVPYYGHTDFTSKNGCGGNPYSAEEVCGSGFSVIDKQGLANSSGTAYLLYNASTKANCVTTLKATSLGTASPVSAFLEVQGSARTTDSGSFTYYAGPVKKTAGSTCVKWGGSVGSNTYESGFEHCG; encoded by the coding sequence ATGTCCAGGTTGCGACGGCTCGCCGTGCTCGCCGCCGCCGCGGCGCTGCCCGCGCTCGGCCTCACCCTCGCCGGCCAGGCGACCGCCTCGGCCGCGCCGAACTTCCAGGTGCCGTTCAAGTGCGGGGTCACCGTGACCGCCGCGACGTTCAGCGGCCACAGCCCGGCGTACTCCGTCGACTTCCAGAAGTCGGGCATCACCGGCATGCCGGTGCTCGCGTCGGTCGGCGGCACGGTGACGCGCGTGGCGGACGAGGGCAGCACCAGCTACGGCAAGTGGATCGAGCTGGACCACGGCGGCGGCTGGCGGACCCGGTACGCGCACCTGTCGGCCCAGGAGGTCTCGGTCGGGCAGTCGGTCGCCGGCGGCAAGGAGATCGGCAAGGCGGGCGCGACCGGCGGGGTCACCGGGCCGCACCTGCACTTCGAAGAGCGGCTCGACGGCGTGGTGCAGAAGGCGAAGCTGAACGGCGTCGCCGTGCCGTACTACGGGCACACCGACTTCACGAGCAAGAACGGCTGCGGCGGCAACCCGTACTCCGCCGAAGAGGTCTGCGGCTCGGGCTTTTCGGTCATCGACAAGCAGGGTCTGGCGAACTCCTCGGGCACGGCGTACCTGCTGTACAACGCCTCCACCAAGGCGAACTGCGTGACGACGCTGAAGGCGACGTCGCTCGGCACGGCCAGCCCGGTCTCGGCGTTCCTCGAGGTCCAGGGCTCGGCCCGGACGACCGACTCCGGCAGCTTCACCTACTACGCGGGGCCGGTGAAGAAGACGGCCGGCTCCACCTGCGTGAAGTGGGGCGGTTCGGTCGGCAGCAACACCTACGAAAGCGGCTTCGAGCACTGCGGATGA
- a CDS encoding sensor histidine kinase has translation MTPRRVTFPSAQGWLRWALIAVPMVTAMPRADALAWVLIGITLALSIPMPWVQDLGARTPSAVLALAVIASAGALWVVLPGSWASVALFGTTFFVVLRQAPVPIVLAVVLNAGLITTVWVLRQDQWESALSTYAVLAVIVLMGLNRRTRLARIEQTELALARAQTANEEHARAAALAERARIARELHDVLAHSLAGLSLNLQGARLMLVRDGASPDAVAQLERAQQLAADGLAEARQAVAALREDAVPVERAIADLLAAYRLDSGARADLEVSGEPRELDPAVGAALVRAVQEALANTRKHAAYADVEVKLDYVAGSVRLTVADRQGRRPPAAPAAGYGLRGMSERVALLDGHVESGPGEDGWRIHLTVPA, from the coding sequence ATGACGCCCCGACGAGTCACGTTCCCGTCGGCGCAGGGCTGGCTGCGCTGGGCACTCATCGCGGTGCCGATGGTCACCGCGATGCCCCGCGCGGACGCACTCGCCTGGGTGCTGATCGGGATCACCCTCGCCTTGTCGATCCCGATGCCGTGGGTCCAGGACCTCGGCGCCCGGACGCCGTCGGCGGTCCTCGCGCTCGCCGTGATCGCGTCCGCGGGCGCGCTCTGGGTGGTCCTGCCGGGCAGCTGGGCGTCGGTCGCGTTGTTCGGTACGACGTTCTTCGTGGTGCTGCGGCAGGCCCCGGTGCCGATCGTGCTGGCGGTCGTGCTGAACGCCGGGCTGATCACCACGGTCTGGGTGCTCCGCCAGGACCAATGGGAAAGCGCCCTGTCGACGTACGCGGTCCTCGCCGTGATCGTGCTGATGGGGCTGAACCGGCGCACCCGGCTGGCCCGCATCGAGCAGACCGAGCTGGCACTGGCCCGCGCGCAGACGGCCAACGAGGAGCACGCCCGCGCGGCCGCGCTGGCCGAACGCGCCCGCATCGCCCGCGAGCTGCACGACGTCCTCGCGCACTCGCTGGCCGGGCTCTCGCTCAACCTGCAGGGTGCGCGGCTGATGCTGGTGCGCGACGGGGCCAGCCCGGACGCCGTCGCGCAGCTCGAACGGGCCCAGCAGCTGGCGGCGGACGGGCTCGCCGAAGCGCGGCAGGCCGTGGCCGCGCTGCGCGAGGACGCCGTGCCGGTGGAACGCGCGATCGCGGACCTGCTGGCCGCGTACCGGCTGGACAGCGGGGCGCGCGCGGACCTCGAGGTCAGCGGTGAGCCGCGTGAGCTCGACCCGGCGGTCGGCGCCGCGCTGGTGCGCGCGGTGCAGGAGGCGCTGGCCAACACCCGCAAGCACGCCGCGTACGCCGACGTCGAGGTCAAGCTGGACTACGTGGCCGGTTCGGTGCGGCTGACGGTGGCCGACCGGCAGGGCAGGCGGCCGCCGGCCGCGCCCGCGGCAGGCTACGGTTTGCGCGGGATGAGCGAACGGGTCGCGCTGCTCGACGGGCACGTCGAGAGCGGGCCGGGGGAGGACGGATGGCGGATTCACCTGACGGTGCCGGCGTGA
- a CDS encoding response regulator transcription factor: MTLRVVLADDQAVVREGLVTLLGLLPGVEVVGAAADGLAALDLVAEHHPDVVLVDLRMPRCDGVETTERIRAEHPGTEVVVLTTYADDESLLAALRAGARGFLTKDADAEAIARALRSAAAGQSTVDGELQRRLVEAATRGAPQRVKAVEGLTAREIEVLRLIAAGLSNTEIARTLVVSEATVKTHVNHLFAKAGLRDRAQAVAFAYRAGIAG; this comes from the coding sequence GTGACGCTGCGCGTCGTGCTGGCCGACGACCAGGCCGTGGTCCGGGAAGGCCTGGTCACGCTGCTCGGGCTGCTGCCCGGCGTCGAGGTGGTCGGCGCCGCCGCCGACGGGCTCGCCGCGCTCGACCTGGTCGCCGAGCACCACCCCGACGTCGTGCTGGTCGACCTGCGGATGCCGCGCTGCGACGGGGTGGAAACCACCGAACGGATCCGCGCCGAGCACCCCGGGACCGAGGTCGTCGTGCTCACCACGTACGCCGACGACGAGTCACTGCTGGCCGCGTTGCGCGCCGGCGCCCGCGGGTTCCTCACCAAGGACGCCGACGCCGAGGCCATCGCCAGGGCCCTGCGTTCGGCGGCCGCCGGGCAGTCCACAGTGGACGGCGAGCTGCAGCGGCGGCTCGTCGAAGCCGCCACTCGCGGTGCACCCCAGCGCGTCAAGGCGGTCGAAGGCCTGACCGCGCGCGAGATCGAGGTGCTGCGGCTGATCGCGGCCGGGCTGTCGAACACCGAGATCGCGCGCACCCTGGTGGTGAGCGAAGCGACCGTGAAGACCCACGTGAACCACTTGTTCGCCAAGGCGGGCCTGCGCGACCGCGCGCAGGCCGTCGCCTTCGCCTACCGGGCCGGGATCGCCGGCTGA
- a CDS encoding FAD-binding oxidoreductase, with the protein MTSTADPILESLRARLSGTVLTDGEPGYDVARSVWNGEIDRRPAVVVRPAGAADVAAALAYAGEAALDVSVRGGGHNYGGAAVVDGGLCLDLSSLDAITVDPAARTARVGGGATWAQLDAATQEHALAVPGGTISHTGVGGLTLGGGFGWLTGKHGLSCDNLLSAEVVTADGEVLRASADEHPDLFWALRGGGGNFGVVTEFEFRLHPVGPIVHLGLFFWGLEDGTAALRQARAVLETLPGEMGALVAGLNAPPAPFVPEAHHFRPGYALLIAGFAGEEQHAEAIRAARSGPAPLFEFVSPIPYVELQRMLDDAAPWGILGYEKAAYAEGFTEEVIEVIADFLPRKASPMSIMPIFSMRGAFTEVAADATAFGGPRRESILINIDSLAAEPGPFAVDRAWVREFWAALVPHSSNPAGYVNFMAEYEEDRVRTSYGPAKYARLARIKARYDPRNVFHHNANIPPAT; encoded by the coding sequence ATGACCTCGACCGCCGACCCCATCCTGGAGAGCTTGCGCGCCCGCCTGTCCGGCACGGTGCTCACCGACGGTGAACCCGGCTACGACGTCGCCCGTTCGGTCTGGAACGGCGAGATCGACCGTCGGCCCGCGGTCGTGGTGCGCCCCGCCGGGGCCGCGGACGTGGCGGCGGCGCTCGCGTACGCGGGCGAAGCGGCGCTCGACGTCTCGGTGCGCGGCGGCGGGCACAACTACGGGGGAGCCGCGGTCGTGGACGGCGGCCTCTGCCTCGACCTGAGCTCGCTCGACGCGATCACCGTCGACCCGGCCGCCCGGACCGCCCGCGTCGGCGGCGGGGCGACGTGGGCGCAGCTCGACGCCGCGACGCAGGAGCACGCGCTCGCGGTGCCCGGCGGCACGATCAGCCACACCGGTGTCGGCGGCCTCACCCTCGGCGGCGGTTTCGGCTGGCTCACCGGCAAGCACGGGCTCTCCTGCGACAACCTGCTCTCGGCCGAAGTCGTCACGGCCGACGGCGAGGTCTTGCGCGCGTCCGCCGACGAGCACCCGGACCTGTTCTGGGCGCTGCGCGGGGGCGGCGGCAACTTCGGCGTCGTCACCGAGTTCGAGTTCCGGCTGCACCCGGTGGGCCCGATCGTCCACCTGGGCCTGTTCTTCTGGGGTCTCGAGGACGGCACCGCCGCACTGCGGCAGGCCCGGGCGGTGCTCGAAACGCTGCCCGGGGAAATGGGCGCGCTAGTCGCCGGGCTCAACGCGCCACCCGCGCCGTTCGTCCCCGAGGCCCACCACTTCCGCCCCGGCTACGCCTTGCTGATCGCCGGGTTCGCGGGGGAGGAGCAGCACGCCGAGGCGATCCGGGCGGCGCGGTCGGGGCCGGCGCCGCTGTTCGAGTTCGTCTCGCCGATCCCGTACGTCGAGCTGCAGCGGATGCTCGACGACGCCGCGCCGTGGGGCATCCTCGGCTACGAAAAGGCCGCCTACGCCGAGGGGTTCACCGAGGAGGTCATCGAGGTGATCGCGGACTTCCTGCCGCGCAAGGCGTCGCCGATGTCGATCATGCCGATCTTCTCGATGCGCGGGGCGTTCACCGAGGTCGCCGCCGACGCGACCGCCTTCGGTGGCCCGCGCCGGGAAAGCATCCTGATCAACATCGACTCGCTCGCGGCCGAACCGGGGCCATTCGCCGTGGACCGCGCATGGGTGCGCGAGTTCTGGGCGGCGCTCGTACCGCACTCGTCCAACCCGGCCGGCTACGTCAACTTCATGGCCGAGTACGAAGAGGACCGCGTCCGGACGTCGTACGGGCCGGCGAAGTACGCGCGGCTCGCCCGGATCAAGGCGCGGTACGACCCGCGCAACGTGTTCCACCACAACGCGAACATCCCGCCCGCGACGTGA
- a CDS encoding YdcF family protein, which translates to MLPEHLRADVATLWAYHDLRHEPRRSDVGVGLGSRDPGVAVHTAELFHAGRFPLVVFTGANAPTTIERFPRGEAVHYRDIARELGVPDDVILVEPEARNTGDNIAFTRRLLAGREIRSVTLVTRPYQQRRAYATAKRLWPGVDFVCASKAASFEDHVSGEEDVERVVSMLVGETQRVTEYAVRGFAIPQHVPAGVERASDRLAEAGFTQRLLRRPGDHSM; encoded by the coding sequence ATGCTGCCGGAGCACCTCCGCGCCGACGTCGCGACGCTGTGGGCGTACCACGACCTGCGGCACGAGCCGCGCCGCTCCGACGTCGGCGTCGGGCTCGGCAGCCGGGACCCCGGCGTCGCCGTGCACACGGCGGAGCTGTTCCACGCCGGCCGGTTCCCGCTGGTCGTGTTCACCGGGGCGAACGCGCCGACGACGATCGAGCGCTTCCCGCGCGGGGAAGCGGTGCACTACCGCGACATCGCGCGGGAACTCGGCGTCCCGGACGACGTGATCCTGGTGGAGCCCGAGGCCCGCAACACCGGCGACAACATCGCGTTCACCCGCCGGCTGCTGGCCGGGCGGGAAATCCGGTCCGTGACGCTGGTGACGCGGCCGTACCAGCAGCGCCGGGCCTACGCGACGGCGAAGCGGCTCTGGCCGGGCGTCGACTTCGTGTGCGCGTCGAAGGCGGCTTCGTTCGAGGACCACGTGAGCGGGGAAGAGGACGTCGAGCGCGTGGTCAGCATGCTCGTCGGCGAGACCCAGCGGGTCACCGAGTACGCCGTGCGGGGCTTCGCGATCCCGCAGCACGTCCCGGCCGGCGTCGAGCGGGCGTCCGACCGGCTGGCCGAAGCCGGGTTCACCCAGCGCCTCCTCCGCCGCCCCGGTGATCACTCAATGTAA